CAGTGCAATTGCAATGAGACCTTTATTCTAAAAtgtttaattacaatattctaAATAATCAAGCACCTTCCATATCTTTCCCACTGGCAGCAGCAGCAATTAAGTTGGCTTTTATCTGCTTCCGCAATCTATTTCTCCTATCAACTATGTCTGAATCATCACCTCCAGTAAATAAAGATACATATTTCTCGGTCTTAGGGAAAAACTGCATtagcaaatgaaaaaaaaaaaaaaacttcaactTTGCATAGTTTAGCAAAATTATGCTGAACTCAAGTGCCAATAGTCGGTTAAATAACACTACCCTAtcattaacattaaaaaaaattctaattttcatTCAGAAGACtgcaaatataaaaaaaactaaatttgttACAAAGCTCACCCTAACATATTCAAGATCCTCTTTCAATTTAGAAAGCTGGTCAGCAATATCCACGTCTTGTGCCTGACCGGATGAAGTTCTTTGCAGCTTCTCCAAACGCCTAATCCTCCTTTCTATCTTTCTCCTCTCTTCAATAACgattaaaaatttacatatcaaTGATTCATTACCAAATGAAGTAAATGCTATaacaatttaaagagaaaatgagaagaTAATAGTAATTCTTTGCTTTTACCAAAAAACTTAATCTTTCTGTCCCTCAAGAAGATTTTTCGTTCCACAGCGAGTCGGTTGTGGatttcttgttgtttcttaAGCCCTTCTAACTTATTTTCTTGAGCCTCTCTAACTTCAGGTGGAAGATCcttatattacaatttataacaaaacttaaaatcctaaaaatgaaaatttagaggAGAAAATGAAGGAGAACGTAGATGAAGAATACCTTTCGCAGCATGCGTTCAATGGAGCGTATCTGGTTCTTAAGAGAGGGGGCTTTGGGCTTCGGTTTCTTGTCGACGCCGGGTCCCTTGGATCGCCGACCGACGCGGTTCCCTTCGGCCACACGACGCTTACCATAGCCACCGTGGGCCATGttgtttcaatattttttgttcacttttttttttttccgacTGTTGGTGCTGCTTTAGAGATTTTTATTTAACCTTAGGTTATCAGAAATTTTGATGGATTCGGTTTCTCAGTTTTCTGCTTGCCCTAGCAATTTCTGGAccaattgaattttatttttttatatctacctatatttccattttttattaaatgattattaataTTACTATAAAGATAATTTTGTCcttccatattttaaataacctttaaataaaagaattaaaaacaacctattaaaagattaatcatgagtttaataaatttataaacaaattatgtaTCATTTTAccaataattattaagtaaattttaaagaaaaatatttttatatatcatagTGTGAtgtgatttaatatatatttaattaaaatttacaaaaaaaatttgagaattgcattacattgaaaacttttgaacttttattttattattgttatttttaattatttttatattaaggtGTTTTAGGATTATttgcctaaaattttaaattcaaatatattaattttcgaAGCCTTCTAAATTAGAGAGAGAAAGAAGTAGTATTATGGGAAAAATTACAAGGAGTTCAAGAAAATTAGAAGGAACTTGTCTCTATTAATAGAAGGAATTATTGGtctaaaaatacttaaaatattatgCGAAactgttgaaaaattttatttttttatcaattcaaaaggttagtggaaaatgaaaatttaaggtaTATTTTGTAACACTCAAAAATTTTGGTGATATCGTACAAGATTCTTTTcgatgattttatttattagtttaataataaatttaattttattaacttaattgtTTTTGGTGAAAAGATAATCTAAAGGAAAAACAAGAGATGACAAAGAAGAACTAGGGAATAAAGAACCCTTAGTAATATCCTCTTCTAAAGTTTTTTGAATCTCCAACGATGAGTCTTCGAAGAACTAGGGAATAAAAAAcccttactatttcattaccttttcacACCCGTTCCTATGCATATTacacaaaacataaacatatcaatacaatgcataacttataagtttaacgtggcataattcagccacaacttggccaaagcctaagcatgtacaccaaaatgttagccaaataaacatatagcataagcattataagcatggatgagcacaacatttatcataaataattatactcataaattatcatcaagtatcatgatctttactttcttctttacttactctattacttgtttacttacttgcttacttaaataactcatgattataacttactcctcccttacTGAAATTTCTCTTCTCAGCTGATAACTGAGATGTTATTaatccttataactcacctgaatctatttattatgcttttacctgaactttcatgtaacatagtctatttactagcccgttgaagcacttggaatactaaagatactcgggtctcttgtctgataataacatgccaaagccgtgtcccaggcatggtcttacatgagatgtttcctgtactgccaatgtcatatcccagatatggtcttacatgagaattctcatatcggtgcccatgccatgtcccagataaggtcttacgggggacctcccatctcggtgccaacgccatgtcccaaacatgatcttacatgggacctctcataacctcaataatgtcaatgccatgtcccaaacatggtcttacatgagatctcattcccttaatgtcatgacatttgtatccgatacattcctaatgtttcaacgggactttttaacactgattctttatcatctcatacttgagtcaacattaaataatttcatgaaataagtactggaaaataacagcattaataataattattgaaatattccatttatttactgtaaacttaccgacatgtgttaattcataaaccattcatgacattacttcatgccaaatcatataccaaatataccatacatacatactatgaaactttattttcccacatgagcttaaaccatgaccaataatgcacaaatataagcataatttctatttcatcatttatcaattataatcgagcatatgaccaattatacatgaaccattcatatatttttccaattttcttcctcctctccattccacatccttaatgtgtataacacacttaagcAACATTATCCAAATTAGGATCCGTTtattttccccgaaactagactcacatatcttcttaccataaaagtttaagaatttttgacttatccaataagtacagtttattctttaaatttcagcctgtttcactgctcgacagttctgacccctcttcactaaaaattaattatctcatcaTACAGAATTTAGATAATgttcttgtttatttcttttgaaaataaactcattcaggattttaaacatataaagtttagcccataattaattttgtacaatttttaatgattttaaaaattcagaacAAGGGATTCCGAAATCACTCTAGCCTTGTCTCACTAATATTCAAATATcgcataatatataattatttttgcttaccttgtttcttttatgtgaaaatagactcattcaactttaatttcatatattatgcagcctctaattcaaaaatcatcatttttggtgatttttcaaagtcacacaactgttgctgtctaaactgttttgttgctaaatgtactattccataatttcactttttcactggTCAAAGTCAAtttcacgtctttcttgatttataataacacatttaatttatttaacactcacattattcaaatTGGTCCAAAAATTGTACtcttacaaaattatatttttacccctaaagtttcacaaaattatgatttcacCCCTAGGcctgtaaaataatttttattcaatttccttgcatttttggcctagctgaaccattttATGACTATAGAAATCCACAATTCTCACTTAATCACACATTTACACAcctttttataacttttacaaactagttcttttagatattttcaccgaaaattacttagtaaaAATCGTTTACTACAcaccaaacattcatattctaccattaaacatcaaaacacatgcaTTTCACATACGGGTAAACTTTCAAATCTCAACCCTAGCtcaaataaatggtagaaatagaGAGATCGTGTTACGAGGACTTCAAAAATGTAAAgagcattaaaaacggggcaaagACAGACTTACTATTGActtgaaagcttgaaaaccctaaccatggcttcccccttgctatatTCGGCCAAGCTAGAAGATGGACAAGggtttttggcttttattttgtctttttgtccatttaattaccaaattaccaaaaagcccctaacttaaaaatatcctatttcacttatctcatgtccaattttgtccacaatttaaccaatggtctaattactatttaaggacctccaatttaaaatttcataataattggaCACCTTTAaaatgtagaactcaacttttacactttttacaatttagtccttttgactaaattgattgcccaaacgtcgaaattttcggatgaaattttcacgaaatcattcttTGAAATTATAgaccatgaaaatataataaaaaataaatttttcctcgtcaaatttgtggtcctgaaaccactgtttcgacatTACTGTTGGCTGTTACATTACTGGTTACAACAAACTTGATGGTAACTGATGTTCGACTTTCACCTGCCGGCAAACTAAGCATCGGGACCAATAACTttgtttcatttcattatacattttcatacaCCCAGGATGAATCGAGTAAACACTGTTGTTGGCTTCATTTAATAATTCCCGCTTTAATTTTGCATCATTCAGTATGCACAATCCACCTCAAACATATAAACAATCATTGTTTCTGATACAAAAATCGAATTCTTGTTCACTTTTGAGTCAAGAATGTAAGCTAACTAAGCTTCACATCATTTTCTaatcaaattttgagttgacaATGCTAAAACTACATTTGTAGTACAATCGGTCCCATCTGCCctaacacaaataaattcaacattCAAACGCTTCAAACTAACAAGTTTCCTTCAGCAACTCACTATTGCATCATACTTAGaaaaccaatccattcccaaaatgagatcaaaatcatcaaaaggtAACAAAATCAAACTAGCAGGAAAATCATAACCCCAAACTTTCAGTGAACCGATTTACAAATCTGATTAACTAAAACATACTGACCCAGTGGATTCGTTATATTAACAGTGTAATCAGTGAACACAACAAGCAAATTCTTTTGGTTTTACTAATGCAGTGCATATATAAGGGTGAGTTtatccaggatcaatcaatgcatataccttaatatcaaaaaagaaaaaatactaGCAATAACATCTGGGCAGTAGCTTCCTCACGAGATCTAATTGCATATGCTCTAGCCAGTGCTCTCGCTTTAGATCGTTCATTCGTATCACCAGTCTTTCCTTGACCAGAAGTAGCATTTCTATCGTTTCCAGGTCGCCTACCCCTTTATGATGTTGCTTCAAGCTTGCTAAATTGATTGCCCGAATCATTTTGCCGTTTTAGACAATCacaaagaaaatgataagtagatCCACAACGGAAACAATGGAAACAAGTTCCTAACTTAGATTGACATTCCCAATATGTCTATTGCCATAATCATCACAAATGGGAACAATTTTCTCAACATTCCTCAAACTTTCAACACTAGCCATTGGAGAATTAACAGATTTCAAATTACTTTGCCTCACTGTATCTCTGTCAGTGAATTCTAAAGGTACAATCGATCAATTACCATAATTTCTAAACTTCTTCAATGGATAAGTTTGAGCTGACTTGGTTGACCCTCATTTGATGAAATCTCGAGATCTGAAATTAGTCTATCATTTACTCTtacaaatttcttaaattttctaaGCTCATTCTAAAAGTTCTACAAATTCACGTAACTTTAAGGCTGCCATCGACATACGAATGTCATCATTCAACCCATCTTTAAATCTgatacacatttcttcttcatttgacaCTATATTACAGGCATACTTGCTTAACTGCACAAACTCCCGTTCATACTCAACTACAAACTAGTTTCCCTgttttaattcaagaaattatttctttttcatgtcAAGAAACAATTGACTAACATactttttattgaattcaatttgaaagaaatcccaattaATATGATCAGTTGATGTAATTGTGCTCAAAGTGTCTCACCATGAGTATGCTTCATCTTTTAGCAACGACACTGCAGATCTCAAACAATCTTCAAGAGTGCACATCAACTCCACAAAAACTCTCTTCGTATTCATTAACCAGTACTCAACTTTTACGGGATCATTGTCAACTTTGCCTCTAAATTCTTCAGCTCCA
This genomic window from Gossypium raimondii isolate GPD5lz chromosome 10, ASM2569854v1, whole genome shotgun sequence contains:
- the LOC105777772 gene encoding rRNA-processing protein EFG1; the encoded protein is MAHGGYGKRRVAEGNRVGRRSKGPGVDKKPKPKAPSLKNQIRSIERMLRKDLPPEVREAQENKLEGLKKQQEIHNRLAVERKIFLRDRKIKFFERRKIERRIRRLEKLQRTSSGQAQDVDIADQLSKLKEDLEYVRFFPKTEKYVSLFTGGDDSDIVDRRNRLRKQIKANLIAAAASGKDMEETGSEDDGLLDLSDDDFFLTGTSSDEADADDEWTDKSTSQTSMHFMHREQASSASGKAASGMSSDERNQRQVSARALMPPPRPSSNSFSNSVHAKSRFGSSSSRNSSMRRAEMSASSNASNSRSGSSFKAGGSSNSKTGNSSNLSSNSDARKPRRKRRPKKRKQQA